A stretch of the Aminipila terrae genome encodes the following:
- a CDS encoding FeoB-associated Cys-rich membrane protein: MLSTIIISGVLAVMAFLALKHLVKNAKAGKCAGCSGCGSYGKEDGCSCCSMEQHKHN, encoded by the coding sequence ATGCTGTCAACAATCATAATCAGCGGCGTTTTAGCCGTAATGGCTTTCCTGGCATTAAAACACTTGGTTAAAAATGCAAAGGCTGGAAAGTGTGCAGGGTGCAGTGGCTGTGGGAGTTATGGCAAAGAAGATGGATGTAGCTGCTGTAGTATGGAACAACATAAACATAACTAA